A stretch of the Malus sylvestris chromosome 10, drMalSylv7.2, whole genome shotgun sequence genome encodes the following:
- the LOC126586764 gene encoding uncharacterized oxidoreductase At4g09670 has translation MSAETPIRFGIVGCAEIARKVSRAITRAPNATLYAVGSRSIDKATAFAKANNFPPTAKIYGSYDAVLDDPDVDAVYVPLPTSLHIKWAVLAAQKKKHILLEKPVALNVAEFDKIAEACESNGVQIMDGTMWMHHPRTAKMSEFLADANRFGQLRTIHTVFTFPCDPEFFKNDIRVKPDLDAHGALGDAGWYCIRAILWANNYELPKTVIALRDPVLNEAGVILSCGASLHWEDGKVATFHCSFLSSLTMDITAVGTKGTLHVDGFVIPHEEKEAAFSAASQSGFDEFVTCWVPSPSRHIVTTDLPQEVLMVREFARLVGAIKNGAKPEKKWPTLSRKTQIVLDAVKASIAKGFESIDIAY, from the exons ATGTCCGCCGAAACGCCGATCCGATTCGGAATTGTGGGCTGCGCCGAAATAGCCCGGAAAGTGTCGCGGGCCATAACTCGAGCCCCAAACGCAACACTCTACGCCGTCGGAAGCCGTTCTATCGACAAGGCTACGGCGTTCGCCAAGGCCAACAATTTCCCTCCCACTGCCAAGATCTACGGCTCCTACGACGCCGTTCTTGACGATCCCGACGTTGACGCCGTCTATGTCCCGCTCCCCACCAGCCTCCACATCAAGTGGGCCGTCCTCGCCGCCCAGAAGAAGAAGCACATCCTGCTCGAGAAGCCCGTGGCGCTCAACGTAGCGGAGTTTGACAAGATCGCTGAGGCGTGCGAATCCAATGGGGTGCAGATCATGGACGGTACCATGTGGATGCACCACCCCAGGACTGCCAAGATGTCCGAATTTCTCGCCGATGCTAACCGTTTTGGTCAGCTCAGAACG ATACACACTGTCTTTACATTTCCTTGTGATCCTGAATTTTTCAAGAATGATATCCGGGTGAAGCCAGACCTTGATGCTCATGGGGCTCTTGGGGATGCAGGGTGGTACTGTATAAGAGCAATTTTGTGGGccaataactatgaactgccaAAAACTGTAATTGCTTTGCGGGACCCTGTGCTTAATGAAGCAGGCGTGATTTTATCTTGTGGGGCGTCTTTGCATTGGGAAGATGGGAAAGTGGCAACCTTCCACTGCTCTTTCTTATCAAGTTTGACGATGGATATAACTGCGGTCGGTACAAAGGGAACTCTGCATGTTGATGGTTTTGTTATCCCTCATGAAGAGAAAGAAGCCGCTTTTTCTGCAGCTTCACAAAGtggatttgatgaatttgtCACCTGTTGGGTTCCATCACCAAGTCGTCACATTGTGACCACAGATCTTCCGCAGGAGGTCCTCATGGTAAGAGAGTTTGCTCGTTTGGTAGGGGCTATTAAAAATGGTGCAAAACCTGAGAAGAAGTGGCCAACCCTTAGTCGGAAGACACAGATCGTACTCGATGCTGTCAAGGCATCAATTGCCAAGGGTTTTGAATCCATTGATATCGCATATTAA
- the LOC126584171 gene encoding laccase-15-like, whose amino-acid sequence MWSGKRDSAGIVQILSLLLLYFFSFDCTASNQYHWVVKEATYTRLCSSKKILTVNGKFPGPVLRAHKGDTVYVNVHNEGSHNITIHWHGVRQPRNPWSDGPEYITQCPIQPGDNFTQKIIFSEEEGTIWWHAHSDWSRATVHGAIIVYPKRGASYPFPKPDHEEVPIILGQWWKSDVMAVLEEFVRNGGEPNVSDAHTINGQPGDLYPCSGPDTFKLFVDQNKTHLLRLVNAAMNSILFFSVAQHNLTVVGVDGSYTKPVARDYVTISPGQTMDALLLTNQQVGQYYMAARAYSSSPSIAFDNTTTTAILRYSGNSTPFSTPVFPYLPYYNDTNSAFNFLDSLRSLANKDHPIDVPLNITRRILTTISVNTLPCPNNSCAPNGTRLSASMNNISFVTPTTVDILEAYYYHIHGVYKMGFPNSPPLVFNFTGETLPFLVQIPKKATKVKVIKYGANVEIVFQGTIVTAPIDHPMHLHGYSFFIVGRGPGNFDENQDPLNYNLVDPPMRNTATVPISGWTAIRFKADNPGVWLMHCHLERHLTWGMNTVLIVKNGKHEEKLLPPPPRMPPC is encoded by the exons ATGTGGTCTGGAAAGAGAGATAGTGCTGGAATCGTGCAAATTTTATCATTACTACTACTATACTTCTTCTCATTTGATTGTACTGCATCGAACCAGTATCATTGGGTG GTGAAAGAAGCTACGTATACAAGGCTGTGTAGCTCTAAGAAAATATTAACAGTAAATGGAAAATTTCCTGGACCAGTTTTACGAGCTCACAAAGGTGATACAGTTTATGTTAATGTCCACAACGAAGGCAGCCACAACATCACAATTCACTG GCATGGAGTAAGGCAACCAAGGAATCCGTGGTCAGATGGCCCTGAATACATCACGCAATGTCCAATTCAACCTGGGGATAATTTCACACAAAAGATTATATTTTCAGAAGAGGAGGGAACCATCTGGTGGCATGCACACAGTGACTGGTCAAGAGCCACAGTTCATGGAGCAATCATTGTCTATCCAAAACGAGGAGCTAGCTATCCATTTCCTAAACCTGATCACGAAGAAGTGCCAATAATATTAG GCCAGTGGTGGAAGAGCGATGTAATGGCAGTGTTGGAAGAATTCGTTAGAAACGGAGGAGAACCCAATGTTTCCGATGCTCACACCATAAATGGACAGCCCGGAGACCTCTATCCTTGCTCAGGTCCAG ATACATTCAAACTCTTTGTTGATCAAAACAAGACCCATCTGCTCAGACTTGTAAACGCGGCAATGAATAGCATTCTCTTCTTCTCAGTTGCTCAACATAACCTCACAGTGGTGGGAGTAGACGGGAGCTACACAAAGCCGGTGGCAAGAGATTATGTCACAATATCCCCAGGACAAACCATGGATGCCTTGTTGCTCACGAACCAACAAGTTGGTCAATATTACATGGCTGCTAGGGCTTACTCAAGCAGTCCTTCTATTGCCTTTGACAACACCACAACCACAGCAATATTACGATACAGTGGTAACTCCACTCCGTTTTCAACTCCAGTATTCCCTTACCTTCCGTACTACAACGACACAAATTCGGCCTTCAATTTCCTTGATAGCCTTAGAAGCCTTGCTAATAAAGACCACCCAATTGATGTCCCGTTAAACATCACCAGAAGAATACTCACCACAATTTCAGTCAACACATTGCCATGCCCCAACAATTCATGTGCTCCAAATGGCACCCGCCTATCCGCTAGCATGAACAATATAAGCTTTGTAACCCCCACAACAGTAGACATCCTAGAAGCCTACTACTATCACATTCATGGGGTCTACAAAATGGGGTTCCCAAATTCTCCACCGCTGGTGTTTAATTTTACCGGTGAAACCCTACCATTCCTAGTACAGATACCAAAGAAAGCGACAAAGGTGAAAGTTATTAAATACGGAGCAAATGTGGAAATTGTTTTTCAAGGGACGATTGTGACTGCACCGATAGATCATCCAATGCATTTGCACGGCTATAGCTTCTTTATAGTAGGACGAGGGCCAGGGAACTTCGACGAAAATCAGGACCCATTAAATTACAATCTCGTTGATCCTCCTATGAGGAACACTGCCACTGTGCCCATAAGTGGTTGGACTGCCATCAGATTCAAAGCCGACAATCCGG gagTGTGGTTAATGCATTGCCATTTGGAGCGTCACTTAACCTGGGGAATGAACACCGTTCTCATTGTAAAGAACGGAAAACATGAGGAAAAGTTGCTGCCGCCGCCACCCAGAATGCCACCTTGTTAA